Part of the Ignavibacterium album JCM 16511 genome, CATCAAAATCTTTTTCGGACATTCGTAAAAGCAATGTATCTCTCGTTATTCCGGCATTGTTGATCAGGAAATCAATTCCGCCAAGTTTTTCAATCGCCTCAGAAATTGCTCTTTGAGTTTCTTCAAATGAAGCGACATCTGCTTTGATGGCAAAGACTTTTGTCTGAGAATTTTTCAGTTCATTTACTAAATGCTGTGCAGCTTCATCTGATTTGTTATAGATAAAAGCAACATCGGATAAAACACCTTTGTAACTTGTATTAGTGGCAAGCTCCTTAACAATTGCTCTTCCGATTCCTCTTGTTCCACCGGTTACTATAGCTTTTTTATTTTTTGTTTCCATCAGATAAAACTCCGTTTTGAAGTTGGGATAATACTTCGTCTTTATAATTCAATAATTCCTGAAATCCTTCATCACCAAGAAAGTAATGAATTTCTTCCTTGCAGGCGTCAAAGATCGTAGTATCAGAAATAGGAAATTTGTTACAATAATTCAAACGATCAATATGTTCATCATCAATAGTTAAAGTGTTTTGGTAAATAGTTAATGGAAATAGAATACAATAGATTGGCTTGTATTTCCATTTGTGCTCACCTTCCTGCAATGCTAATCTTTGAAGAACACACAACCCGTTTTTATCAAGGAATGCACATTTATTATTAATGATTTCTGTTCCTACTGCCACACCTGATTCAAAATCTTCATCTTCCTCAGGCGGTTCAAACCAATCGGAAATATTTTTTGATTGTGTTTCATCCATTAAAGGAATGATTTTGTTTTTGATGCTTAATATATGTTCACTCTCTTTCAAATCTGTATAAACACCATAATGACAACATTCACCGTTACACCTGCAACCAAATTTGAATAAAAAAATATTCGGGTCGATTTTAATTCCGTTTATGTACTTTTCTTTTATCTTCATTGTCGGTTAAATAAATTGATAAACATCTTCATACTTATCTATTCCAAAAACTTTAACATCAGGATTGATTCGCTTTACCAATCCCTGTAAAACCTTACCAGGACCAATTTCATAAAATTCTTCGATACCATCAGAAATCATATTCCTGATTGTTTCCTCCCATCGAACCGGCGAAGTTAATTGCTCAAATAGCAATTTCCTGATTTCATTTTTATCTGTAACGGGTTTTGCAGTAACATTTGTATATACCGGAAATCTGGCATTATAGAAGTTGGTTTCATTCAGAGCTTTCTGTAATCTTTCTTTTGCTGGTTCCATCAGGGGTGAATGAAATGCTCCGCTGACGACTAACTCTTTAACAAGTTTTGCTCCGTTTAATTTGCAAAGTTCCATGGCTTTTTTAACACCATTCACAGAACCAGAAATAACAATCTGACCAGGTGAATTAAAGTTAGCACATTGGACAACACCTGCAGCAGAAGCTTCATTACATAAATTCTCGACTACATCGGGTTGAAGACCAACAATTGCAGCCATCGTTCCCTGCATAACTGTACCAGCATATTGCATTGCAAGTCCGCGTTGTCTCACCAATTTCACAGCTTCATAAAATTGAATTGCACCTGCAGCGACCAAAGCGGAATATTCACCTAAGGAATGTCCGGCTGCAGCATCTGGTCTCAATGTTCTTATCAGACTTGCCAATACTACTGAATGAAGAAAAATTGCTGGTTGAGTAAATTCAGTTTGCTTAAGTTCTTCTTCAGGACCATTAAACATAATATATGAGAGATTAGCACCCACAGCTTCATCTGCGGTGCGAATCATCTCTTTGGCTTCAACAGAATTATTAAACAGATCTTTAGCCATACCAACATATTGCGATCCCTGACCAGGGAATAAAAAAGCCTTTTTTGCCATAGTAAAAATTTTTTGTTAATCAATAGCCCACACAAGATGGGAAGCTCCCCAGGTATAACCAGCACCGAAAGCAGCCAGAATAAGATTATCACCTTTCTTCAACTTTCCGGCTCTGTAATACTCGGTTAAGCATAATGGAATAGTAGCTGCAGTGGTATTCCCATATTTATCAATGTTAATCATAACTTTGTCTTTACTGATACCCATTCTTTCAGCTGTAGCATCAATTATTCTAAGATTTGCCTGATGAGGAACAAGATATGCAACATCTTCGGATTTTAACCCGCTTATCTCCATAACTTCAGCTGAAACATCTGCCATACCTTTAACTGCAACTTTGAAAACAGCTTTTCCATCCTGATAGATGTAATGCCATTTTTTATCAACTGTTTCGTGAGATGCGGGATTCAAACTTCCACCACCAAGCATATACAAAGCGTCTTTTCCAGAACCATCAATTCTTAAAATTGATTTCTTTAATCCTAAGTTTAAATCTTCAGTTGGCTCGAGTAATACTGCAGAGCCAGCATCACCAAAAAGGATGCAGGTGTTTCGATCAGTATAATCGGTAATCGCACTCATTTTATCTGCACCAATAACAAGCACTTTTTTGTATCTGCCGCTTTCAACCAGAGAAGCTCCTGTTTGTAATGCAAACAAGAAACCTGAACAGGCAGCGGATAAATCAAATCCCCAGGCGTTCGAAATACCGAGTTTGTGCTGAACCAATGTTGCAGTTGCAGGGAAAAACATATCAGGAGTTACAGTAGCAACTATTATCACCTCAATATCTTTAGGGTCAACATTATGTTTTTCAAATAAATCTTTTGCAGCCAAAGTAGCCAAATCACTCGTAGCACCATTTTCAATAATTCTTCGCTCACGAATTCCGGTTCTTGTTCTTATCCATTCATCGTTTGTGTCAACGATTTTTTCAAAATATTTATTGTCAAGAATTTTTTCCGGAACATACATTCCTACCCCTGTTACGATTGCATTATATTTTCTTGTTTCACTCATTCACTATCCGTTTTTTTATTAGAATATTCACTTATTGATTTTTCAATTTTATGCACAAGTTTTTTATCGTACATAAGCTTTGCTTTAAGCACCATATTTGTTATTG contains:
- the fabD gene encoding ACP S-malonyltransferase encodes the protein MAKKAFLFPGQGSQYVGMAKDLFNNSVEAKEMIRTADEAVGANLSYIMFNGPEEELKQTEFTQPAIFLHSVVLASLIRTLRPDAAAGHSLGEYSALVAAGAIQFYEAVKLVRQRGLAMQYAGTVMQGTMAAIVGLQPDVVENLCNEASAAGVVQCANFNSPGQIVISGSVNGVKKAMELCKLNGAKLVKELVVSGAFHSPLMEPAKERLQKALNETNFYNARFPVYTNVTAKPVTDKNEIRKLLFEQLTSPVRWEETIRNMISDGIEEFYEIGPGKVLQGLVKRINPDVKVFGIDKYEDVYQFI
- a CDS encoding beta-ketoacyl-ACP synthase III produces the protein MSETRKYNAIVTGVGMYVPEKILDNKYFEKIVDTNDEWIRTRTGIRERRIIENGATSDLATLAAKDLFEKHNVDPKDIEVIIVATVTPDMFFPATATLVQHKLGISNAWGFDLSAACSGFLFALQTGASLVESGRYKKVLVIGADKMSAITDYTDRNTCILFGDAGSAVLLEPTEDLNLGLKKSILRIDGSGKDALYMLGGGSLNPASHETVDKKWHYIYQDGKAVFKVAVKGMADVSAEVMEISGLKSEDVAYLVPHQANLRIIDATAERMGISKDKVMINIDKYGNTTAATIPLCLTEYYRAGKLKKGDNLILAAFGAGYTWGASHLVWAID
- a CDS encoding DUF3109 family protein, producing MKIKEKYINGIKIDPNIFLFKFGCRCNGECCHYGVYTDLKESEHILSIKNKIIPLMDETQSKNISDWFEPPEEDEDFESGVAVGTEIINNKCAFLDKNGLCVLQRLALQEGEHKWKYKPIYCILFPLTIYQNTLTIDDEHIDRLNYCNKFPISDTTIFDACKEEIHYFLGDEGFQELLNYKDEVLSQLQNGVLSDGNKK